The proteins below come from a single Oncorhynchus keta strain PuntledgeMale-10-30-2019 chromosome 1, Oket_V2, whole genome shotgun sequence genomic window:
- the LOC118390841 gene encoding uncharacterized protein LOC118390841, protein MAFGISLGIVFLCSLFAEHSSFTWAPRDAQRVRGYGFFDPQDQFRPASHTSGSVQSEATYRGTGYNTLGGFAPSSLQPAPRGSGSIPSSFTSAQTKGKRTRAKNTDIRLSGSIASGSSVAHNKHQTKASRTYGQSVTDPSALRPVSSWEVKRIQANTLRTVQPHSGSSGLVQNPDVVFNVQSRTASNLKPSTPNYGSTQSEFKFSTSRQPNQGLVQTLSRGAPSLYGQTTTHTTPLTHYVQDLKQGSSFPSLAFNGPMEISARSISTPDREVPSSGSSQTSFRPGPLSFGSTEGGSATKSYKPSFSQDVMQYQSNSASRSVSTSNQYAQTSGQRIDGASTSSRGMPTSSLASRSSLFHPSSTARGNSYGAYKPGSDLGATPSQSLFTSNQGGRGSTYSQNLLAKPAQGKYGQMSAQWGSYRPSYAASSGPVSSLFSSTQAASSTFIQNAPATAQKPSGSKAVPSQRYLFNAVKSNTSSARRPTQSLLSSSYGPTQSRTSSASSINPRHFALTIMHSIPELYGGSTIHRLKDLTR, encoded by the exons ATGGCTTTTGGAATTAGTTTGGG GATTGTGTTTCTTTGCTCATTATTTGCAGAACACTCAAGTTTTACATGGGCTCCACGTG ATGCCCAGAGAGTAAGAGGCTATGGGTTTTTTGATCCCCAGGATCAATTCAGACCAGCCTCTCACACTTCTGGTTCGGTCCAGAGTGAAGCTACTTACCGCGGGACTGGATACAACACACTCGGAGGCTTTGCTCCAAGCTCCCTGCAGCCAGCCCCAAGGGGCTCTGGATCTATCCCCAGCAGCTTTACCTCCGCCCAGACAAAGGGTAAGAGGACCCGTGCCAAGAATACTGACATTAGACTCTCTGGTTCTATAGCCAGTGGATCCTCTGTTGCCCACAACAAGCATCAAACCAAGGCCAGCAGAACCTATGGTCAAAGTGTCACTGACCCCAGTGCATTAAGGCCAGTTTCAAGTTGGGAGGTAAAGAGAATCCAGGCCAATACTCTTCGTACTGTACAGCCTCACTCCGGCAGCTCTGGACTAGTCCAGAATCCTGATGTTGTGTTTAATGTCCAGAGTAGAACTGCCTCTAACCTGAAACCATCTACTCCTAACTATGGCTCTACCCAGAGTGAATTCAAGTTCTCCACCTCCAGACAACCCAACCAAGGCCTTGTCCAGACTCTGAGTAGAGGAGCCCCCAGCCTCTATGGTCAAACTACCACCCACACTACCCCCCTCACCCACTATgtccaggacctgaagcaagggaGCAGCTTCCCTTCCCTGGCTTTCAATGGACCAATGGAGATCTCTGCCCGGTCAATTTCCACTCCTGACCGTGAAGTTCCCTCAAGTGGTTCTTCACAAACTTCGTTTAGACCAGGTCCTCTGAGTTTTGGTTCTACTGAAGGTGGGAGTGCAACAAAAAGCTACAAGCCTAGCTTCTCCCAAGATGTCATGCAATACCAGAGCAACTCTGCCAGTAGAAGTGTTTCAACTTCCAATCAATATGCCCAAACCTCTGGCCAGAGAATAGATGGAGCCTCTACCTCAAGTCGCGGCATGCCTACTTCTAGCCTGGCCTCTCGCTCCAGTCTTTTTCACCCCAGCTCTACAGCTCGTGGAAACTCCTATGGCGCCTACAAGCCTGGCTCTGACCTTGGTGCAACACCAAGCCAAAGCCTGTTTACCTCTAACCAAGGTGGAAGGGGTTCAACATACAGCCAGAATCTCCTTGCAAAACCTGCCCAAGGGAAGTACGGACAAATGTCTGCTCAGTGGGGGAGCTACAGGCCCAGCTATGCTGCCAGTAGTGGGCCAGTCTCCAGCCTCTTCAGTTCTACCCAGGCTGCCAGTTCAACATTCATCCAGAATGCTCCTGCCACAGCCCAGAAGCCAAGTGGCTCTAAAGCTGTCCCCAGTCAACGTTATTTGTTCAATGCAGTGAAGTCCAACACTAGCTCTGCCAGACGTCCCACCCAGAGCCTCTTGTCTAGCAGCTATGGCCCTACCCAGAGCAGGACCAGCAGTGCCAGCTCGATCAACCCTCGCCACTTTGCCCTGACCATCATGCACAGCATCCCAGAATTGTACGGCGGATCTACAATCCACCGGCTCAAAGACCTTACTCGGTAG